A window from Candidatus Nitrospira neomarina encodes these proteins:
- a CDS encoding c-type cytochrome, whose amino-acid sequence MTFSMKVLGTLTAAMFLTTGLAIAGPEKDPLPSRVPADKRSEAKKDKTDLYSKAEDAPPEIVAEGKALYEGKGTCINCHGKEGNGQGPAGAVLNPGPRDFTNCKFHKKRKDGELMWVIKNGSPGTGMVPLVPATINEEEAWKIIAYERSFCK is encoded by the coding sequence ATGACGTTTTCGATGAAAGTGCTTGGAACCTTAACCGCTGCCATGTTTTTGACCACGGGCTTGGCCATTGCCGGACCAGAAAAAGATCCTTTACCATCCCGTGTTCCCGCTGATAAACGGAGTGAAGCTAAAAAAGATAAAACAGACTTATACTCCAAGGCCGAAGATGCTCCGCCTGAGATTGTAGCGGAAGGAAAAGCTTTGTATGAGGGAAAAGGGACTTGCATTAACTGCCACGGCAAAGAAGGCAATGGGCAAGGTCCGGCAGGAGCCGTCTTAAATCCGGGTCCCCGCGATTTCACCAATTGTAAATTTCACAAGAAACGGAAAGATGGCGAACTCATGTGGGTCATCAAGAATGGTAGCCCGGGCACAGGCATGGTTCCCTTAGTCCCAGCCACTATCAACGAAGAAGAAGCCTGGAAGATCATTGCGTACGAAAGAAGTTTCTGCAAATAA